Proteins from a genomic interval of Haemorhous mexicanus isolate bHaeMex1 chromosome Z, bHaeMex1.pri, whole genome shotgun sequence:
- the RAD17 gene encoding cell cycle checkpoint protein RAD17 isoform X1, which yields MSGSGPGRPAEVAEWLAHPFDGFLGSTGPCAAAVRPRRGGAGRARGQQPRAPSPGAEKSRATAPPRKRAKPGAADPPCAQHGRSQAQEELPWVERYRPESQNDLAVQKKKIEEVETWLKAHIFQRQTKQGGSVLLLTGPPGCGKTTTLQILARDLGLQVQEWTNPLSLDFTKEELRSMLGHDSNFHTFPSQTQAALFQDFLLRANKYNKLQMLGESSENDKKLILIEDIPNQFYRDPGSLHEILRSFVRRSRCPLVFIISDNFSGDSNQRSLFPAEIVEELSICNISFKPVAPTNMMKVLNRIAAAEACMSRENYTPDRTSLELLCRGCSGDIRSAINSLQFSSTKGCSLEKEFWSKKKKSSTIKSDETGVSKVRKKSKCDTSEDQEIQAIGGKDASIFLFHALGKIIYCKREAVSEAECPQLPAHLSGQRRDTLLIQPEDIVEKSHMSGSMFNLYLHQNYVDFFSDIDDVVRASEYLSTADVLCSNWSARLVMESYSASVATRGVIHSNSSRAFAHQQGGMGFRPFHKPQWFLINKKYQENCIAAKSLFSSFCLPPECLQTELLPYLAMLANPMRNQAQIAFIQDVGRLPLKRHFGRLQLEALGDKDPGVPELSHGDGDPEELPSSQSSGSDLPGSQPQPVAAQALLEEEELRIEEYDSD from the exons GTGGCAGAGTGGCTGGCACATCCCTTTGATGGCTTCCTCGGGAGCACGGGCCCCTGTGCCGCCGCCGTGAGGCCGCGGAGGGGCGGCGCGGGCAGAGCACGCGGGCAGCAGCCGAGAGCCCCGAGCCCCGGGGCGGAGAAGAGCCgagccacagctcctcccaggaAGAGAGCCAAGCCGGGAGCTGCGGATCCGCCCTGCGCCCAGCACGGCCGCAGCcaggcccaggaggagctgccgTGGGTGGAGAGATACAGGCCTGAGAGCCAG AATGACCTTGCtgtgcaaaagaagaaaattgagGAAGTTGAAACCTGGTTAAAAGCACACATATTTCAGAGGCAGACAAAGCAG GGTGGCTCTGTCTTGCTGCTgactggccctcctggctgtggAAAAACTACAACCCTGCAAATTCTAGCCAGAGATCTTGGCCTTCAGGTGCAAGAATGGACCAATCCACTCTCTTTAGACTTCACAAAGGAAGAACTGAGGAGCATGCTTGGCCATG actcAAATTTTCATACGTTTCCGAGTCAGACCCAAGCAGCTCTCTTTCAAGATTTTCTATTAAGAGCAAATAAGTATAACAAACTTCAGATGCTTGGGGAGTCCTCAGAAAATGATAAAAAGCTTATTCTTATTGAA GACATTCCTAACCAATTCTACCGAGATCCTGGCAGCCTGCATGAAATCCTCAG GAGTTTTGTTCGTAGGAGTAGGTGCCCCCTCGTCTTTATAATCTCAGATAACTTCAGTGGAGACAGCAACCAGAGGTCACTGTTCCCCGCTGAAATTGTAGAGGAGTTGTCTATATGCAATATTAG TTTCAAGCCTGTCGCACCAACAAATATGATGAAAGTTCTCAATCGAATAGCTGCAGCAGAAGCCTGTATG AGCAGAGAGAATTACACCCCTGATAGAACTTCTCTGGAGTTGCTTTGCAGAGGTTGTTCAGGTGACATAAGAAGTGCAATAAACAGCCTTCAGTTTTCCTCTACAAAAG GCTGCTCATTGGAGAAAGAATTTTGgtcaaagaagaagaagagctCCACAATAAAAAGTGATGAAACAGGAGTATCcaaagtaagaaagaaaagtaaatgtGATACCTCAGAAGACCAGGAGATACAAGCGATTGGTGGCAAGGATGCatccatttttctcttccatgctctggggaaaattatttattgcaaAA GAGAAGCAGTGTCAGAAGCAGagtgccctcagctgcctgCCCACCTGTCCGGACAGCGCCGCGACACCTTGCTCATCCAGCCTGAG GATATTGTGGAGAAATCACATATGTCTGGAAGCATGTTCAATCTATACCTTCACCAGAACTACGTGGACTTTTTTTCTGACATAGATGATGTAGTGAGAGCCAGTGAATATTTGAGCACTGCTGATGTCCTTTGCAGTAACTGGAGT GCACGGCTGGTGATGGAGAGCTACAGTGCCTCCGTGGCTACCCGGGGGGTGATCCACTCCAACTCCTCCAGGGCCTTTGCCCACCAGCAGGGGGGCATGGGCTTCCGACCCTTCCACAAACCCCAGTGGTTTTTGATCAACAAAAAG TATCAGGAAAATTGCATTGCTGCAAAATCTCTGTTCTCAAGCTTCTGTTTACCACCTGAGTGCCTTCAGACAGAGCTCCTGCCTTATCTTGCTATGTTAGCAAACCCAATGAGAAACCAAG CTCAGATTGCTTTTATCCAAGACGTGGGGAGGCTGCCACTGAAAAGACATTTTGGGAG gctgcagctggaggctctGGGTGACAAGGACCCCGGCGTGCCGGAGCTGTCCCACGGGGACGGCGACCCCGAGGAGCTCCCCTCCAGCCAGTCCAGCGGCAGCGACCTGCCcggcagccagccccagcccgtgGCAGCCCAGGCcctcctggaggaggaggaactgAGGATCGAGGAGTACGACAGCGACTGA
- the RAD17 gene encoding cell cycle checkpoint protein RAD17 isoform X2 — protein sequence MFSFSDSNFHTFPSQTQAALFQDFLLRANKYNKLQMLGESSENDKKLILIEDIPNQFYRDPGSLHEILRSFVRRSRCPLVFIISDNFSGDSNQRSLFPAEIVEELSICNISFKPVAPTNMMKVLNRIAAAEACMSRENYTPDRTSLELLCRGCSGDIRSAINSLQFSSTKGCSLEKEFWSKKKKSSTIKSDETGVSKVRKKSKCDTSEDQEIQAIGGKDASIFLFHALGKIIYCKREAVSEAECPQLPAHLSGQRRDTLLIQPEDIVEKSHMSGSMFNLYLHQNYVDFFSDIDDVVRASEYLSTADVLCSNWSARLVMESYSASVATRGVIHSNSSRAFAHQQGGMGFRPFHKPQWFLINKKYQENCIAAKSLFSSFCLPPECLQTELLPYLAMLANPMRNQAQIAFIQDVGRLPLKRHFGRLQLEALGDKDPGVPELSHGDGDPEELPSSQSSGSDLPGSQPQPVAAQALLEEEELRIEEYDSD from the exons ATG ttttctttttcagactcAAATTTTCATACGTTTCCGAGTCAGACCCAAGCAGCTCTCTTTCAAGATTTTCTATTAAGAGCAAATAAGTATAACAAACTTCAGATGCTTGGGGAGTCCTCAGAAAATGATAAAAAGCTTATTCTTATTGAA GACATTCCTAACCAATTCTACCGAGATCCTGGCAGCCTGCATGAAATCCTCAG GAGTTTTGTTCGTAGGAGTAGGTGCCCCCTCGTCTTTATAATCTCAGATAACTTCAGTGGAGACAGCAACCAGAGGTCACTGTTCCCCGCTGAAATTGTAGAGGAGTTGTCTATATGCAATATTAG TTTCAAGCCTGTCGCACCAACAAATATGATGAAAGTTCTCAATCGAATAGCTGCAGCAGAAGCCTGTATG AGCAGAGAGAATTACACCCCTGATAGAACTTCTCTGGAGTTGCTTTGCAGAGGTTGTTCAGGTGACATAAGAAGTGCAATAAACAGCCTTCAGTTTTCCTCTACAAAAG GCTGCTCATTGGAGAAAGAATTTTGgtcaaagaagaagaagagctCCACAATAAAAAGTGATGAAACAGGAGTATCcaaagtaagaaagaaaagtaaatgtGATACCTCAGAAGACCAGGAGATACAAGCGATTGGTGGCAAGGATGCatccatttttctcttccatgctctggggaaaattatttattgcaaAA GAGAAGCAGTGTCAGAAGCAGagtgccctcagctgcctgCCCACCTGTCCGGACAGCGCCGCGACACCTTGCTCATCCAGCCTGAG GATATTGTGGAGAAATCACATATGTCTGGAAGCATGTTCAATCTATACCTTCACCAGAACTACGTGGACTTTTTTTCTGACATAGATGATGTAGTGAGAGCCAGTGAATATTTGAGCACTGCTGATGTCCTTTGCAGTAACTGGAGT GCACGGCTGGTGATGGAGAGCTACAGTGCCTCCGTGGCTACCCGGGGGGTGATCCACTCCAACTCCTCCAGGGCCTTTGCCCACCAGCAGGGGGGCATGGGCTTCCGACCCTTCCACAAACCCCAGTGGTTTTTGATCAACAAAAAG TATCAGGAAAATTGCATTGCTGCAAAATCTCTGTTCTCAAGCTTCTGTTTACCACCTGAGTGCCTTCAGACAGAGCTCCTGCCTTATCTTGCTATGTTAGCAAACCCAATGAGAAACCAAG CTCAGATTGCTTTTATCCAAGACGTGGGGAGGCTGCCACTGAAAAGACATTTTGGGAG gctgcagctggaggctctGGGTGACAAGGACCCCGGCGTGCCGGAGCTGTCCCACGGGGACGGCGACCCCGAGGAGCTCCCCTCCAGCCAGTCCAGCGGCAGCGACCTGCCcggcagccagccccagcccgtgGCAGCCCAGGCcctcctggaggaggaggaactgAGGATCGAGGAGTACGACAGCGACTGA